In Arvicola amphibius chromosome 13, mArvAmp1.2, whole genome shotgun sequence, a genomic segment contains:
- the Kctd12 gene encoding BTB/POZ domain-containing protein KCTD12, giving the protein MALADSTRGLPNGGGGGGGSGSSSSSAEPPLFPDIVELNVGGQVYVTRRCTVVSVPDSLLWRMFTQQQPQELARDSKGRFFLDRDGFLFRYILDYLRDLQLVLPDYFPERSRLQREAEYFELPELVRRLGAPQQPGPGPPPPHSRRGVLKDGSLGDELQPLGYSETEPHEGASAGAPSPTLELASRSPSGGAAGPLLTPSQSLDGSRRSGYITIGYRGSYTIGRDAQADAKFRRVARITVCGKTSLAKEVFGDTLNESRDPDRPPERYTSRYYLKFNFLEQAFDKLSESGFHMVACSSTGTCAFASSTDQSEDKIWTSYTEYVFCRE; this is encoded by the coding sequence ATGGCTCTGGCGGACAGCACCCGAGGATTACCCAACGGGGGTGGAGGCGGGGGTGGCAGCGGCTCGTCGTCCTCCTCGGCGGAGCCGCCGCTCTTCCCGGACATTGTGGAGCTGAACGTGGGGGGCCAGGTGTATGTGACCCGGCGCTGCACCGTGGTCTCGGTCCCCGACTCGCTGCTCTGGCGTATGTTCACGCAGCAGCAGCCGCAGGAGCTGGCCCGGGACAGCAAAGGCCGCTTCTTTCTGGATCGGGACGGCTTCCTCTTCCGCTACATCCTGGATTACCTGCGGGATTTGCAGCTCGTGCTGCCCGACTACTTCCCCGAGCGCAGCCGGCTGCAGCGCGAGGCCGAGTACTTCGAGCTGCCGGAGCTCGTGCGTCGCCTCGGGGCGCCCCAGCAGCCGGGTCCCGGGCCACCGCCACCGCACTCGCGCCGCGGGGTTCTCAAGGATGGCTCGCTGGGCGACGAGCTGCAGCCGCTGGGCTACTCGGAGACCGAGCCTCACGAGGGCGCCTCAGCCGGGGCTCCGTCGCCCACACTGGAGCTGGCTAGCCGCAGCCCGTCCGGGGGCGCAGCGGGCCCCCTGCTCACGCCGTCCCAGTCTTTGGACGGCAGCCGGCGCTCCGGCTACATCACCATCGGTTACCGCGGCTCCTACACCATCGGACGCGACGCCCAGGCGGACGCGAAGTTCCGGCGGGTGGCGCGCATCACCGTGTGCGGCAAGACGTCGCTGGCCAAGGAGGTGTTTGGGGACACCCTGAATGAAAGCCGGGACCCGGACCGGCCTCCGGAGCGCTACACCTCGCGCTATTACCTCAAGTTCAACTTCCTAGAGCAGGCCTTCGATAAGCTGTCCGAGTCGGGCTTCCACATGGTGGCGTGCAGCTCCACTGGCACCTGCGCCTTTGCTAGCAGCACCGACCAGAGCGAGGACAAGATCTGGACCAGCTACACCGAGTACGTCTTCTGCAGGGAGTGA